Proteins co-encoded in one Medicago truncatula cultivar Jemalong A17 chromosome 8, MtrunA17r5.0-ANR, whole genome shotgun sequence genomic window:
- the LOC11420702 gene encoding 25.3 kDa vesicle transport protein gives MVKLTMIARVTDGLPLAEGMDDARDLKDGELYKQQVKSLFKNLSRGHNEASRMSVESGPYVFHYIIEGRVCYLTMCDRAYPKKLAFQYLEELRNEFERVNGSQIETAARPYAFIKFDAFIQKTKKLYQDTQTQRNIAKLNDELYEVHQIMTRNVQEVLGVGEQLDQVSQLSSRLSSESRIYADKARDLNRQALIRKWAPVAIVFGVVFVLFWLKNKIW, from the exons ATGGTTAAGTTGACTATGATTGCCCGTGTTACTGATGGTCTTCCATTGGCTGAAGGAATGGATGATGCTCGCGATCTTAAAGATGGTGAACTTTACAAACAGCAAGTCAAGTCTTTGTTTAAGAATCTATCAAGAGGGCATAATGAGGCATCAAGGATGTCAGTTGAAAGTGGTCCTTATGTTTTTCA TTATATTATAGAAGGACGGGTCTGTTACTTGACAATGTGTGATCGGGCATACCCCAAGAAACTAGCATTTCAGTATCTTGAAGAGCTCAGGAATGAATTTGAGCGTGTTAATGGGTCTCAAATTGAAACTGCTGCCAGACCTTATGCCTTCATTAAGTTTG ACGCATTTATACAGAAGACAAAGAAACTTTACCAGGATACCCAGACACAGCGTAATATTGCAAAGTTGAATGATGAACTTTATGAAGTCCACCAGATTATGACTCGTAATGTGCAGGAAGTTCTTGGTGTTGGTGAACAGTTGGATC AGGTCAGTCAATTGTCCAGTCGCTTATCATCTGAATCCCGCATATATGCTGACAAGGCTAGAGATTTAAATAGACAG GCTCTGATTCGGAAATGGGCCCCTGTTGCTATTGTTTTTGGAGTTGTCTTTGTACTTTTCTGGCTCAAGAACAAAATTTGGTGA
- the LOC112417299 gene encoding uncharacterized protein, which produces MVDVIEAAFQFVSVLRPERLICWNNNNYRGTVLNLDGSCLGSPIRADYGGIIRNYAGFFLAGFSGYIAASTNVLLVELTTIHRGLLLAVEMDIADMICYSDSMLSVKLLTYSNSPYHAYDVLLQDIKDLLSSRNFSIHCYLR; this is translated from the coding sequence ATGGTTGATGTTATTGAGGCTGCCTTTCAATTTGTGTCTGTCCTTCGGCCAGAACGTCTGATTTGttggaataataataattaccgTGGTACTGTGTTGAATTTAGATGGTAGTTGCTTGGGTTCTCCAATTCGAGCTGATTATGGAGGTATAATCCGTAATTATGCAGGTTTCTTCCTAGCAGGCTTCTCCGGTTATATCGCAGCATCAACGAACGTTTTGTTGGTCGAGCTTACGACAATTCATAGAGGTCTGCTTCTGGCAGTTGAGATGGACATTGCTGATATGATTTGTTATTCTGACTCGATGCTATCTGTTAAGCTTCTCACTTATAGTAACTCTCCCTACCATGCTTATGATGTTTTACTCCAAGATATTAAAGACCTGCTTTCCTCAAGGAACTTCTCAATCCATTGTTACCTCAGATAA